In Candidatus Cloacimonas sp., a genomic segment contains:
- the porU gene encoding type IX secretion system sortase PorU, with translation MKHFLLSAFTILFSVSLCAKVSIISHSETEMVIEFTTDPWKISTEGEYSRLTAENMSYSDIPGAPSVPYSEFKVGIPPAGRISCTVLSSNSITTGLDSKLIPVPEIKTINGIDNYLYQISPAAYQPQRMELITQLPATNFRGYHFVPITLHPFVYDGNKTLTITTKATLKINISGATDFRSLEPGDKAADLLLAQLINSQQAKNWRSNVRTEINYAPFNLSDWWFRIETNRDGIYRIKPADISSLPLADIDPASFRLFSTSGKVLSNNINNTGAEFKEVPIFISGAADHSFDSQDYILFYGSSRDSYEQNVNVQSDPLYYNPYSQNQVFWLTFGENFSGTPLRIQTVPTPDNYDVSVTSAPASKQVENEIYRRESYGFSWYSETLFGNSTAEYVFTTNLTNVDLNGDKELYLRLRQDDQGEGTHHKIRLWINGTPVYNNKDAETDEEKYNFAWTGASYYNINRPVSYLVNGTNTLRIKVFRSTPDNLLLDYYRYTYQENLIKGNAQRQFCHPDSLFPNLCKFNFSGDISNALIFQITDLYNVNLIPVVDNYSIARGNYKNFYFILKPEEAYSPALIQSVQPNDLTAVRNQTDNIIVTPAEFLQQAQELAAKYWDIYQIRSQVILVDDIYNQFSGGHIDPAAIRMAMKYFYFNLPSPRITSLTLIGIGTIDWRNFSGSAAPKNKLIIWQGSYITSDDYFGMINTSYYPELAIGRYPVRNTNELNIMLQNFTSYINNPTPGWWRNSVLIVADDLTNGDSNYEYDLTQYAEQTSTVIHPSILVDKIFAIEYEYDEFQNKPKARDDLFKALNDGCLVMHYTGHGSYDKLGAEDYMNGATDMGRFNNEGKLTFFIAAACEVSQFDYWGFDCLSQKVVLLNNLGAIASLSATRKSFADLSLVMLKYVMDSLINNRNPLGYSVMDGKLRFTTGGTNDEMYILFGDPVIRVIPPERDSSMQVSSITDNGIVHSRETVAIEGSFTTEGLSGETEIKVFDSKRRYSLGPGTNVTKMGNQLFRGKSSVSASQYSSSFIVPDDVNSGADGFIVSYIWDENNKKDYTNFYSPLQLSDEAGDVTNTDIPQINIYLGSKDFRPGDTVGTNTSVYADFYDSNGINITGSSGHNILLVIDNSLQPVSITDYFEYDKNSCTSGSLIYPLQDLSEGMHTVQVVAFDNFNMPAVATTSFMAKKSSVLDIERLLIYPNPIAKDGYITFMLSDVADVNIGIYTLRGKRIANLKSFGRQGFNKVYFNGRDDKGDALANNTYFVKVQARSSSGRKVEKTEKMVIFK, from the coding sequence ATGAAACATTTTTTGCTATCTGCTTTCACTATCCTTTTCAGCGTTTCTCTTTGTGCCAAAGTAAGCATCATCAGCCACTCGGAAACGGAAATGGTAATTGAATTTACAACTGACCCCTGGAAAATATCAACAGAAGGCGAATATAGTCGTTTAACTGCAGAGAATATGAGTTACAGCGATATTCCGGGAGCTCCTTCAGTTCCCTACAGCGAATTTAAAGTGGGAATTCCTCCCGCAGGAAGAATCAGCTGCACCGTTCTAAGCAGTAATAGCATTACCACCGGTTTGGATTCCAAACTAATTCCTGTGCCTGAAATTAAAACTATAAACGGGATAGATAATTATTTGTATCAGATTTCCCCCGCGGCATATCAACCGCAAAGAATGGAATTGATAACTCAGCTTCCAGCAACAAACTTTCGGGGTTATCATTTTGTACCGATCACGCTGCATCCTTTTGTTTACGATGGAAATAAAACTCTTACTATCACAACAAAGGCAACTCTTAAAATAAACATTTCCGGCGCTACCGATTTTCGCAGCTTAGAGCCCGGCGACAAAGCTGCAGACCTTCTTTTAGCGCAATTAATAAATTCTCAGCAGGCAAAAAACTGGCGTAGTAATGTGCGCACCGAAATTAACTATGCACCCTTCAATTTAAGTGACTGGTGGTTTAGGATTGAAACAAATCGGGATGGCATTTATAGAATCAAACCTGCGGATATTAGCAGTTTGCCTTTAGCAGATATTGACCCTGCTTCTTTTCGCCTTTTCAGCACTTCCGGCAAGGTCTTGAGTAATAATATAAATAATACTGGAGCGGAATTCAAAGAAGTTCCTATCTTTATTTCCGGAGCAGCAGACCATAGTTTTGATAGTCAGGATTACATTTTGTTTTACGGCAGTTCCAGAGATAGTTATGAGCAAAATGTGAATGTTCAGTCCGATCCCCTGTATTATAATCCCTATTCACAAAATCAGGTCTTCTGGCTTACCTTCGGAGAAAACTTCAGTGGAACTCCTTTAAGAATTCAAACTGTTCCCACTCCAGATAACTATGATGTTTCTGTAACTTCCGCACCGGCTTCAAAACAGGTAGAAAATGAAATTTATCGCCGGGAATCCTACGGTTTTTCCTGGTATAGCGAAACTCTTTTCGGAAACAGCACTGCAGAATATGTTTTCACTACTAATCTCACCAATGTTGACCTGAATGGAGATAAAGAACTCTACTTGCGTTTGCGCCAGGATGATCAAGGAGAAGGAACTCATCACAAGATTCGGCTCTGGATAAATGGCACCCCGGTATATAACAATAAGGACGCAGAAACGGATGAAGAAAAATATAATTTCGCTTGGACAGGAGCTTCATATTATAATATCAATCGCCCTGTCAGCTATCTTGTTAATGGCACCAATACTCTTAGAATTAAAGTTTTTCGCAGCACACCCGATAATCTCTTATTAGATTATTACCGTTATACTTATCAGGAGAATCTAATTAAGGGAAATGCCCAACGGCAATTCTGTCATCCCGATTCCCTTTTCCCCAATCTTTGCAAATTCAATTTCAGCGGAGATATCAGCAATGCTCTTATTTTTCAGATAACCGATTTGTATAATGTAAATTTAATTCCTGTTGTGGATAATTATTCTATCGCCAGAGGTAACTACAAAAATTTCTACTTTATTTTGAAACCCGAAGAAGCATATTCCCCGGCATTGATTCAATCTGTCCAACCTAATGATTTAACCGCTGTAAGAAATCAGACCGATAATATAATTGTAACGCCTGCAGAATTTTTACAGCAAGCCCAAGAACTGGCTGCTAAATATTGGGATATATACCAAATCCGCAGTCAAGTGATTTTGGTGGATGACATCTATAATCAATTCAGCGGTGGACACATAGACCCTGCTGCCATCCGTATGGCAATGAAGTATTTTTATTTCAATTTACCTTCACCAAGAATTACTTCCTTAACGCTAATCGGGATTGGAACAATTGATTGGAGAAATTTTTCCGGTAGCGCTGCTCCTAAAAACAAATTAATTATCTGGCAGGGAAGTTATATTACTTCCGATGACTACTTTGGAATGATTAATACCAGTTATTATCCGGAACTGGCTATAGGCAGATATCCGGTTAGAAATACCAATGAGCTGAATATTATGCTGCAAAATTTTACCAGTTATATCAATAACCCAACCCCCGGATGGTGGCGTAATTCAGTATTAATTGTAGCTGATGACCTCACTAACGGAGATAGCAACTATGAATATGATCTCACACAATATGCGGAACAAACCAGCACTGTTATTCATCCCAGTATTCTGGTAGATAAAATTTTTGCCATAGAATATGAATATGACGAATTCCAGAATAAACCTAAAGCGAGAGACGATTTATTTAAGGCACTGAATGATGGATGTCTGGTTATGCATTATACAGGTCACGGTTCTTATGATAAACTGGGAGCCGAGGATTATATGAACGGAGCTACCGATATGGGTAGATTTAATAATGAAGGTAAACTAACTTTCTTTATCGCAGCTGCCTGTGAGGTCTCTCAATTTGATTATTGGGGTTTTGATTGTTTGTCTCAAAAGGTTGTCCTTTTAAATAATTTGGGAGCTATTGCCTCCTTATCGGCAACCCGTAAAAGTTTTGCCGACCTCAGCTTAGTAATGCTTAAATATGTAATGGATAGTTTAATTAATAATCGTAATCCTTTGGGTTATAGTGTAATGGATGGTAAACTTAGGTTCACTACCGGAGGAACTAACGATGAAATGTATATTCTGTTTGGCGACCCTGTTATTCGGGTTATTCCTCCGGAAAGGGATAGTTCAATGCAAGTAAGTTCTATTACCGATAATGGAATTGTTCACTCCAGAGAAACAGTTGCAATTGAGGGTTCTTTCACTACCGAAGGACTTTCCGGAGAAACTGAAATAAAGGTTTTTGATTCTAAAAGAAGATATTCTCTTGGTCCTGGAACTAATGTTACCAAAATGGGAAATCAGCTTTTCCGCGGCAAAAGTTCGGTTTCCGCCTCCCAGTATTCTTCTTCTTTTATTGTTCCGGATGATGTAAATAGCGGAGCAGATGGATTTATTGTCTCCTATATCTGGGATGAAAATAATAAGAAGGATTATACTAATTTTTACTCTCCCTTACAGTTAAGTGATGAAGCAGGAGATGTTACTAATACCGATATTCCCCAAATAAATATCTATCTCGGTTCCAAGGATTTTCGCCCCGGAGATACAGTTGGCACCAATACTTCAGTGTATGCCGATTTTTATGATTCCAACGGAATCAATATTACCGGTTCTTCTGGGCATAATATTCTTCTGGTTATAGATAATTCTCTACAACCGGTGTCTATAACCGATTATTTTGAATATGATAAAAATTCCTGCACTTCCGGAAGTTTGATTTATCCTTTACAGGATTTAAGCGAGGGAATGCATACTGTGCAGGTAGTTGCCTTTGATAACTTCAATATGCCTGCTGTGGCTACGACCAGTTTTATGGCTAAAAAGAGTTCGGTTTTGGATATTGAACGCCTGCTTATTTATCCTAATCCAATTGCCAAAGATGGTTACATCACTTTTATGCTTTCAGATGTTGCGGATGTAAATATTGGCATTTACACTCTTAGAGGAAAGCGTATTGCTAACTTGAAATCCTTTGGTAGACAAGGGTTTAATAAGGTTTATTTTAACGGACGCGATGATAAGGGCGATGCTTTAGCCAATAACACCTATTTTGTTAAAGTTCAAGCTCGTTCCTCCAGCGGCAGGAAAGTGGAAAAAACAGAAAAAATGGTAATCTTTAAATAG
- the cysS gene encoding cysteine--tRNA ligase, which produces MLIYNTQTRKKEVFEPITPGKVGIYTCGPTVYNYFHIGNARAFLFFDVVRRYFEYRGYEVTYVQNITDIDDKIIAQAIEENTVFSSIADKYTRAYLEDTAALGIKPPTYQPKATEVMDDIIAFIVALQKKGNAYEVEGDVYFATENLPSYGCLSGKKTEEQLAGARVTENPNKRNPADFTLWKKSKPGEPVWDSPWGKGRPGWHTECVVMSRKFLGETFDLHCGGIDLIFPHHENELAQAIAYSGKPLAHYWMHNGFLNVDGEKMSKSLKNFFTARDILSEYDAETIRFFFLSKHYRSPIDFSRELMEEAQRAITNFYNALAEINFAENKDNISPTVCGTAEELQNFQQDFIAAMDDDFNTAKAISVLFELNRKVKNTSFPKTDRLASAQKMVELGSVLGFFQNWETKLNKSLPDLSKALIELLLTYRKEARNNKQWNVSDKIRNDLANLGIDIKDTPNGVKWSLKETK; this is translated from the coding sequence ATGTTAATTTACAACACCCAAACCCGTAAAAAAGAAGTATTTGAACCCATAACTCCTGGAAAAGTGGGCATATATACTTGCGGTCCTACCGTCTATAACTATTTTCATATCGGTAATGCCCGGGCTTTTCTCTTTTTCGATGTAGTTCGTCGCTATTTTGAATACCGGGGTTATGAGGTTACTTATGTGCAAAATATAACTGATATTGATGATAAAATCATTGCTCAGGCAATAGAAGAAAATACCGTTTTTTCTTCCATTGCTGATAAATACACACGCGCTTATCTGGAAGATACTGCAGCTTTGGGAATTAAGCCCCCCACCTATCAACCTAAAGCAACGGAAGTGATGGACGATATTATTGCGTTTATTGTGGCTTTGCAGAAAAAGGGCAACGCTTACGAAGTGGAAGGTGATGTTTATTTCGCTACGGAAAATTTACCTTCCTACGGCTGCCTTTCGGGTAAAAAAACGGAAGAACAACTGGCAGGAGCAAGAGTTACAGAAAATCCCAATAAGCGTAATCCCGCCGATTTCACCCTGTGGAAAAAAAGTAAACCCGGCGAACCCGTTTGGGATAGTCCCTGGGGAAAAGGACGTCCCGGCTGGCATACCGAATGCGTAGTTATGAGCCGTAAATTCTTAGGTGAGACCTTTGATTTGCATTGCGGGGGAATAGACCTCATTTTTCCTCATCACGAAAATGAACTGGCACAGGCAATTGCCTACAGCGGAAAGCCCTTAGCCCATTATTGGATGCATAACGGTTTCCTAAATGTGGATGGTGAGAAAATGAGTAAAAGCTTAAAAAACTTCTTCACAGCAAGAGATATCTTGTCCGAATATGATGCTGAAACCATCAGGTTTTTCTTTCTTTCCAAACATTATCGCAGCCCTATAGATTTCAGCCGGGAACTGATGGAAGAAGCACAGCGGGCTATTACCAATTTTTACAATGCCCTCGCCGAAATTAACTTTGCAGAGAATAAAGATAATATTAGTCCAACCGTTTGCGGAACTGCGGAAGAACTACAAAATTTCCAGCAGGATTTTATTGCGGCTATGGACGATGATTTTAATACTGCTAAAGCCATATCCGTCCTTTTTGAACTGAATCGCAAAGTTAAAAATACTTCCTTCCCAAAAACAGACCGCCTTGCCTCAGCACAAAAAATGGTGGAATTGGGTTCCGTTTTGGGCTTCTTTCAAAATTGGGAAACAAAGTTAAATAAATCCCTGCCCGATTTATCTAAGGCACTTATTGAACTTCTTCTTACTTACCGTAAGGAAGCAAGAAATAACAAACAGTGGAATGTTTCCGATAAAATCAGAAACGACCTGGCTAATTTGGGAATTGACATTAAAGATACCCCAAACGGCGTTAAATGGAGCTTAAAGGAGACAAAATGA
- a CDS encoding SMP-30/gluconolactonase/LRE family protein, translated as MKAKILYYILILLVLLAGIITFILLSKRDPLNGPESIAFDETGKRFLVSNTMGKSITSLSLSEQWTPFLDEGLDEPRGLTIHSGKLYVADKTAIKIINLDNAAIIDTIQIPGAVMLNDLAFTKNGIIYTTDTAGNCIFVIDPANNNIQKLASPLLKKPNGIIYDMPRNQMFVVCFTEKSPILSVSTLDNKITIFMDSIYDNLDGIAIDDLGRIYITCWGQEMIFEIPQEQNRYLPTFKNIKAAADIFYYLPENQLIVPLFNDNKIIRLQLE; from the coding sequence ATGAAAGCCAAAATTCTATATTATATCCTTATTTTGCTGGTTCTGCTGGCTGGTATCATTACTTTTATCTTGCTCAGTAAAAGAGACCCGCTAAACGGTCCTGAAAGCATTGCCTTTGATGAAACAGGAAAACGCTTTCTCGTCTCCAATACTATGGGCAAAAGTATCACTTCCTTAAGTTTATCTGAACAATGGACTCCCTTTCTGGATGAAGGATTGGATGAACCACGAGGGTTAACTATTCACTCAGGCAAACTTTATGTTGCCGATAAAACAGCGATTAAAATTATTAACCTGGATAATGCCGCTATTATAGATACCATCCAAATTCCCGGAGCGGTGATGCTCAACGACCTGGCATTTACCAAAAACGGGATCATTTATACAACCGATACAGCCGGAAATTGCATATTTGTAATTGACCCCGCTAATAATAATATCCAAAAATTAGCTTCTCCTTTGCTGAAAAAACCCAATGGCATTATTTACGATATGCCCCGCAATCAAATGTTTGTGGTCTGTTTTACGGAAAAAAGTCCCATCTTATCTGTAAGCACTTTAGATAATAAGATAACTATTTTTATGGATAGTATTTATGATAATTTAGATGGCATCGCTATTGACGATTTGGGAAGAATATATATTACCTGCTGGGGTCAAGAGATGATTTTTGAAATTCCCCAGGAACAAAATCGCTATCTACCTACTTTCAAAAATATTAAAGCTGCTGCGGATATTTTTTATTACCTGCCGGAAAATCAACTAATTGTTCCCCTCTTCAACGATAATAAGATAATCCGTCTCCAACTTGAATAA